Proteins from a genomic interval of uncultured Desulfuromusa sp.:
- a CDS encoding sigma 54-interacting transcriptional regulator: MEKKTFKIGIFASNSTMVEHIKNHAATDEEIEPHISNHGLDLALPVAKKMVRDGIEIILSRRGTAHLLRENLQIPVLTFPQSDLDLILRLKEASKMGNKILLPIFRSRLEHLDELFQAMNINVVQQIYTDKASLEQIISQASQQGIEVIVGGGHSVSIAKGYGFKTAEISSSKGTIVSTIEDAKSVIMSNRQEHEISHKYQTVINATSEGIIAVDRKGSISAINTKAQSLLGTDEKETLGKKISSLIKSPQILRSINERRTISDNIEKINNKSFVFNHIPIILENQVVGGVSTFTDVGNLMKTENKVRKKLSKGLIASHTLDNYLHSSQEMKELIARVKRFAKTNSTILITGETGTGKEIIAQSVHNLSHRKDKPFVSINCAAIPEHLLESELFGYEEGAFTGSRKGGKPGMFELAHAGSIFLDEISAAPLSVQTRLLRVLQEREVMRIGSDRMIPIDVRIIAAANRDLAVASREGNFRSDLYFRINVLQIKLPPLRKRTEDIPLLMESFLKTSAKEHNITAIKIPANYMKLLYCYPWPGNVRQLKNFAERMALLCKVKFDGDVFDELYEELQEYYTGDGQEVTDAEPEDVHKQLTKTRNSSEADSILLALKETRFNKNKAAKMLGMSRVTLWRRMKNLGLDNP, from the coding sequence ATGGAAAAAAAAACCTTCAAGATAGGCATATTCGCTTCCAACTCAACAATGGTCGAGCACATTAAAAACCATGCCGCCACTGACGAAGAGATAGAGCCGCACATTTCCAATCATGGTTTGGATCTAGCGCTTCCTGTGGCCAAAAAGATGGTTCGGGACGGCATTGAAATTATCCTCAGCCGTCGGGGAACTGCCCATCTTCTACGCGAGAACCTTCAGATCCCGGTATTGACATTCCCCCAGTCGGATCTGGATCTGATCCTACGACTTAAAGAGGCATCAAAAATGGGTAATAAAATCTTGTTGCCGATTTTTCGCAGCCGACTTGAGCACCTTGATGAGCTTTTTCAGGCAATGAATATCAATGTCGTACAGCAGATCTACACGGATAAAGCCAGTCTCGAACAAATCATTTCCCAAGCCTCCCAGCAGGGAATAGAGGTAATCGTTGGCGGGGGCCATTCAGTAAGTATTGCTAAAGGCTACGGCTTTAAAACCGCTGAAATCTCAAGCTCCAAGGGAACTATTGTTTCCACCATAGAGGATGCCAAATCGGTTATTATGTCCAACCGTCAAGAGCACGAAATCTCCCATAAATATCAAACGGTTATCAACGCAACATCAGAGGGCATCATCGCCGTTGATCGCAAAGGCAGCATCTCAGCGATCAATACCAAAGCACAAAGCTTGCTGGGAACAGATGAAAAAGAAACCTTGGGGAAAAAAATCTCATCACTGATCAAATCTCCACAAATACTAAGATCAATCAATGAACGGAGAACCATCAGCGACAATATCGAAAAAATAAACAACAAAAGTTTTGTTTTCAATCACATACCTATCATCCTGGAAAATCAAGTCGTTGGCGGTGTTTCAACCTTCACTGATGTTGGCAACCTGATGAAAACAGAAAACAAGGTCAGAAAAAAGCTATCAAAAGGACTGATCGCCTCTCATACCCTCGATAACTATCTGCACAGCAGTCAAGAAATGAAAGAACTTATCGCTAGAGTTAAACGTTTTGCCAAGACAAACTCAACGATTTTGATTACAGGAGAAACCGGAACAGGTAAAGAGATCATTGCACAAAGTGTCCACAACTTAAGCCACAGAAAAGACAAGCCCTTCGTATCAATTAACTGCGCTGCTATCCCGGAGCATCTGCTTGAAAGTGAATTGTTCGGTTACGAAGAAGGGGCCTTTACTGGTTCTCGTAAAGGTGGAAAACCAGGCATGTTTGAGCTGGCACATGCCGGCAGCATTTTTCTTGATGAAATCTCTGCTGCGCCTCTGTCAGTTCAAACTCGCTTGCTAAGAGTGTTGCAGGAACGAGAGGTAATGCGGATCGGCTCCGACCGAATGATTCCGATTGATGTCCGCATCATTGCTGCGGCTAACCGTGATCTTGCTGTCGCATCGCGCGAGGGAAATTTCCGCTCTGATCTCTACTTCCGCATTAACGTTCTCCAAATCAAACTTCCCCCACTGCGTAAACGCACTGAAGATATCCCCTTGCTAATGGAAAGTTTCCTGAAGACTTCAGCAAAAGAACATAACATCACCGCAATAAAGATCCCTGCTAACTATATGAAATTACTTTATTGCTATCCTTGGCCAGGCAACGTAAGACAGCTAAAAAACTTTGCAGAACGTATGGCCCTGCTCTGTAAAGTAAAATTCGACGGCGATGTGTTTGATGAACTTTATGAAGAGCTACAGGAATATTATACTGGAGATGGTCAAGAAGTTACCGACGCCGAACCTGAAGATGTTCATAAACAACTGACCAAGACCCGCAATAGCAGCGAAGCGGACTCCATCTTGCTTGCCTTAAAGGAAACTCGCTTCAACAAAAACAAGGCTGCCAAAATGCTCGGTATGAGCCGTGTGACGCTTTGGCGACGGATGAAAAATCTCGGACTTGACAATCCATAA
- a CDS encoding sigma-54 dependent transcriptional regulator: protein MPDQFRNLLVIDDEPSMRHMLRLVLEQHHYRVSEAQNGAEAINLIYKEKFDVILSDIRMPDMDGLTFLEQPEVRALNSTTIIMMSAYGSIDTALECMKRGAYDYISKPFKPDEVVLTLCKAEERQELRQENQQLKQALAKQDVIFSIQDIVHASPKMERLLKLVQTAAKAESSILISGETGTGKELIAKALHSESGRKGQFLAINCSAITSGLLESELFGHKKGAFTGADREKQGLFSIASGGTLFLDEIADLPLELQPKLLRVLQEGEIRKVGATRAEKIDTRVVAAAGTDLQDAVQKGRFRRDLYYRLAVVDIHLPPLRERQEDIVVLAEHFLTQLCAREGRPLLQIDATAKKNLTAYHWPGNVRELENYLEKALIFSPGEALELPPLRIRQALPGEFNPDEYSLKIASRRLEEEYIRKALNKTGGNRTQAAELLEVSLRSLMYKLKDYGIE from the coding sequence ATGCCTGATCAATTTCGCAATCTTCTTGTCATTGATGATGAACCTTCCATGCGTCATATGCTGCGTCTGGTGCTGGAACAACATCACTACCGTGTCAGTGAAGCTCAGAATGGCGCGGAAGCGATCAATCTTATTTACAAAGAGAAGTTTGACGTCATCCTTTCCGATATCCGTATGCCTGACATGGATGGTCTGACTTTTCTGGAGCAACCGGAAGTCCGTGCTCTTAACAGCACCACTATCATTATGATGAGCGCCTATGGAAGTATTGATACCGCCCTGGAGTGTATGAAGCGGGGTGCATACGACTATATTTCCAAACCATTCAAACCCGACGAAGTTGTTCTGACATTATGTAAGGCTGAAGAGAGACAGGAGCTGCGACAGGAAAATCAACAGTTAAAGCAAGCCTTGGCAAAACAGGATGTAATTTTTTCCATTCAGGACATCGTTCATGCAAGCCCAAAGATGGAGCGGCTTTTAAAACTGGTACAAACAGCAGCTAAGGCGGAGTCTTCTATTCTGATCAGTGGAGAAACGGGAACGGGGAAAGAATTGATCGCCAAAGCACTTCATAGCGAAAGTGGTCGTAAAGGGCAATTTCTGGCAATCAACTGTAGTGCGATTACCTCGGGGCTACTGGAAAGTGAGTTGTTTGGGCATAAAAAAGGGGCTTTTACCGGCGCTGATCGGGAAAAACAGGGATTATTTTCTATCGCCAGCGGTGGCACATTGTTTCTCGATGAAATAGCTGACCTGCCTTTAGAATTGCAGCCAAAACTGCTCCGGGTTCTCCAGGAAGGAGAAATCCGAAAAGTTGGCGCAACGCGCGCTGAAAAAATCGATACGCGTGTTGTTGCAGCAGCAGGAACGGATTTGCAGGATGCGGTACAGAAAGGTCGTTTTCGGCGCGACCTTTACTATCGTCTTGCCGTTGTCGATATTCACCTGCCTCCGCTTCGGGAACGTCAGGAGGATATTGTTGTTCTGGCGGAACATTTCCTGACCCAACTTTGCGCTCGTGAAGGACGGCCGTTATTGCAGATAGATGCTACAGCAAAAAAAAATCTGACTGCCTACCATTGGCCGGGAAATGTTCGTGAGCTCGAAAACTACCTGGAAAAAGCGCTGATATTCAGCCCCGGAGAGGCTCTGGAACTTCCCCCCCTGCGGATTCGGCAAGCGCTTCCCGGAGAATTTAATCCCGATGAATATTCACTGAAAATCGCTTCTCGCAGGCTGGAAGAAGAATATATCCGTAAAGCATTAAACAAGACCGGGGGGAATCGGACTCAGGCTGCCGAGCTCCTGGAGGTCAGCTTACGTTCGCTGATGTATAAGTTGAAAGATTATGGGATTGAGTGA
- the sucD gene encoding succinate--CoA ligase subunit alpha — MSILIDKNTKVITQGITGATGLFHAQGARDYGTQMVGGVTPGKGGQSIDGFPIFNTVEDAVKETGATASVIYVPPIGSADAIMEAVDAGLDLVICITEGVPVLDMVKVQKYMQGRDCRLIGPNCPGVITPGECKIGIMPGYIHKPGPVGVVSRSGTLTYEAVWQLTSRDIGQTTCVGIGGDPVNGTSHLDTLKMFEADPETKAVIMIGEIGGDAEEQAAAFVRDHMTKPVAAFIAGATAPAGKRMGHAGAIISGGKGDAASKKAFLRECGISVADSPADMAEALLKIWQP; from the coding sequence ATGAGTATTCTGATCGATAAAAACACCAAAGTTATCACTCAGGGAATTACCGGTGCAACTGGTCTCTTCCATGCCCAAGGCGCCCGCGACTATGGCACACAGATGGTCGGTGGTGTGACTCCAGGTAAAGGTGGTCAAAGTATTGATGGGTTCCCAATCTTCAATACCGTTGAAGATGCCGTCAAGGAAACCGGCGCCACCGCATCCGTTATTTATGTTCCACCAATCGGTAGTGCTGATGCCATTATGGAAGCTGTTGATGCCGGTCTTGATCTGGTTATCTGCATCACTGAGGGTGTTCCTGTTCTTGATATGGTTAAAGTTCAAAAATACATGCAGGGTAGAGACTGTCGTTTGATCGGTCCTAACTGCCCGGGCGTTATCACTCCCGGTGAGTGTAAAATCGGTATCATGCCCGGCTATATTCATAAGCCCGGCCCCGTTGGTGTTGTATCCCGTTCCGGTACCTTGACCTATGAGGCTGTCTGGCAATTGACAAGTCGCGACATCGGTCAAACCACCTGTGTTGGCATTGGTGGTGACCCCGTTAACGGTACCAGCCATCTGGATACCCTGAAGATGTTTGAAGCCGATCCCGAAACTAAAGCGGTTATTATGATTGGTGAAATTGGTGGCGATGCTGAAGAGCAGGCTGCTGCTTTCGTTCGTGACCATATGACCAAACCTGTTGCCGCATTTATTGCTGGAGCCACTGCTCCTGCAGGTAAGCGGATGGGTCATGCTGGTGCTATTATCTCCGGCGGTAAGGGAGATGCGGCCAGTAAAAAAGCATTCTTGCGTGAGTGCGGTATCAGTGTTGCCGATTCCCCGGCAGACATGGCCGAGGCGCTGTTGAAAATCTGGCAGCCATAA